The following is a genomic window from Mustela erminea isolate mMusErm1 chromosome 14, mMusErm1.Pri, whole genome shotgun sequence.
TTCTGACAAGCAGATATGGTGGAGGAAAACTACCCTTGGCATGGAATGAGGCATGCAATGAGGTGAAAGCGAGGCCTGAAATTAGGGCATATTGAGGACCAGAAGTAGTTGCTTTTGTCCAGATAGAGGACAGTGGTGGAAAGTAGAGGTGTTTTGGGACCGTGCTGATTAGAGCCTTGAATCTAGCCTAAATGTGGAAAATGGTGGATATATAAAGATAGAAATGGTTCGGTATGGTGCCATGGGCCATTCCATTTTCAAGGTATTTAAATTGTACCCAAAATTAGGAACTAAGTTTCTTTCCCTTTATAAGAATAGTTGCTCATCATTACTTTAGAATGTAGGAAAACCTTTGAAATGTAGAATGCTCTTTGAGTTTAAGTCCCAAGAGAGAGGCATTTACTTAAAACGATTAAGTTCATTTTCAGAGATGGAGTTGATAATTTTGGGATGTTTTCAGAGTGACCAAGTTAAAATGTTTGATTCACCCATTTTTTCTGTTCAGCAGAATTTGATAAGACTACAATTCATTAGTGGCAAATCTAGTTCTTCTGATAGAAATTCTTTGTAAAAACATTACGAACAAAGTTTGCTCTTGAAGACCTTCAtgactttcactttttaaaaaagcatatatatggGGGCCCAGTGTGCCATGGCTGCAAACAGTAGCCTCCTCGGTAGTGTATGCAGCCTGTTGATTGTATGGGTTGCCCTAAGGGACCTTGGAGACAGCCCTTTTGGTGGATGCTGGGGTCTGACCTCATGGCTATCTCCAATTTAGGCTGCAGACAGGTACGCGGGGTGCCTTTGGAAAGCCCCAGGGCACAGTAGCCAGGGTCCACATTGGCCAAGTCATCATGTCCATCCATACCAAGCTGCAGAACAAGGAGCATGTGATTGAGGCCCTACGCAGGGCCAAGTTCAAGTTCCGTGGCCGCCAGAAGATCCACATTTCCAAGAAGTGGGGCTTTACTAAGTTCAATGCGGATGAATTTGAAGACATGGTGGCTGAAAAGCGGCTTATCCCAGATGGCTGTGGGGTCAAATACATCCCTAACCGTGGTCCCTTGGACAAATGGAGGGCTCTGCACTCATGAGAACCTTAGCACTACCCCTTCCCGTCATATTCATGCCCACCAATAAATCCAAGTtcctgtctaaataaataaataaataaataaataaataaatagaaaaataaaaaagcatatatatattttaaagattttatttatttatttgagagagagagagaaggagggcacagagggtgagggagagggagaagctggcttcctgctgcccAGATTCcgtgatgcagggctcgatcccaggggcccaagatcatgacctgagccgaaggtagacgattaaccaactgagccacccatgtgccccactgATTCTCACTttgtaaaaaatgtattcatatttctTTGGGATACATTATGAAACTGCAACCTTAAATACTTCTCTGAATTTTGCACCTACACTTTGGCATCCTTGGTATGCAAATGAGCAgtaagctggttttttttttttaagtttttatttatttatttgacagagagagatcacaagtagacggagaggcaggcagagagagagagagagaagaaagcaggctccctgctgagcagagagccggatgtaggactcgatcccaggaccctgagatcatgacctgagccgaagacagcggcttaacccactgagccacccaggcacccgttgtTTTAATTCAAACAAGATTTATGTAAATTCAGTTGAAATTTGGGCCAATCACAGGATTTTCCATCAGATGCTATTCACTAGAGCAGtagattttattgtttgtttattctgaAATTTTCACGATTCGAACTCCCAAAGCTACCAAAAGCTGTATACCTAGAAACGTTGTCCtaccccttccctctctgtgctGAACTCCCCAACTACTATAAGATACTCGTGTTAttagtttctttgttgttttgctgttctgttttgcaaatttttttaaaagatttatttatttgagagagtgagcatgagcctttgggggcggggggagcaagGGAGACAACCTCAGGCAGACTGCGCTGTGTATGGAGCcggatacagggctcgatctcacaaccctgagatcatgacctgagctgaaaccaggggtcagatgcttaactggtgccactgtttgcaaatatttatgtccATTCTTATTTCCTCTCCTGATCACTTGACATACTTCTCATACAAAAGACTGTGTACATTCTTCTTTGTACTTTGCCTTTTTCATTCAAAAGCATACCCTGTAGGTTTCTCCAGATGACTTCATAGAgatctttgtgttcttttttaagtCTGTATAGAATCCTGTGTTGTGGATTTTCCGTAGTTCCTTCAGCCGGGCCCCTGTTGCTGAACACTTATTTCCGGTCTTAATATAATAAACAATGCCGCAGTGAAAATGCCTGGTACATGTGACTTTTCCTGTTAGTTTCaggattgctgggtcagaggaTAAGTGCATTTGTAGTTTTGTGAGATGTTACCACATTCTCCTCTGTGGGCTTTGGCTTATTTTGCTGTTCTACCGGAGATAGACAGGAATGTTTGTTTCCCCTTAGCTTTTCTAATGGTATCAAACTCCAGGAGTTCTACTAATGTAGATAAGCAGAAGTGACCTACTGGTGTAGCAttagtttgtatttgttttataaatgaagttgCCCAGTTTTTTCATGTTTATGGTTTATCCTAATTTTTGATCATTTTACATGAAAACTTTCAGGGTTgatagaggcttttttttttaagattttatttatttatttatttgatagagatcacaagtaggcagagaggcacacacagagagggagagagaaggaagggatgcaatcacaagtcagcagagaggcaggcagagagacagagaggaagggaagcaggctccccgctgagcagagagcccgatgcgggctcgatcccaggaccctgggatcatgacctgagccgaaggcagaggctttaacccactgagccacccaggtgcccctgacagagactttatatttctttctctgaaaatccATCTATGACCTTTGCCCACTTAAAAATGGGTTATTGGTCATTTTCTGTTGACTTTAATAGCTCTTTATAGTTTAAGAATAGCCTGAGGGATGCATTGCACATACATTGTTCTGAATTAGTCTTTTCAGTCACCGTGTTTTCTCCCCCACACagaattttaagattcttatgtAGTTGAGTTCATTGATCTTTCCTTTTGGGTTTCAATGAAGAGTTAAAAAGCCTTTCTTGGAACACAGTTCTTAACCTGGGATCTGCAGAGCTTCGGAGAATATATGCAAAGTTTTGtcaatgtatgtgtatgtaatttTTCTAGAAAGACAGTTTGTGACTTTTGTCAGTCTTTGAAAGGAGCCTGTGATCTAAGCAAAGTTAAGATCCCACATAGAGTAAGaaaatgcattattattttcaaaagcaccctaacaaattaatttattttctgtttcagacCCTCTTGCATGAAATGATACACGCCTATTTATTTGTCACTAATAATGATAAAGACCGGGAGGGGCACGGGCCAGAGTTTTGTAAACACATGCATCGCATCAATCGCCTGACAGGAGCCAATATAACGGTATGtgagttaaataataaatataacatttattaatttaatcagttagcttattaaatattaaataagtataatgtttatgatttttaatagttatttattcAGTAATTCTTGGGATTTAACTAAAAATAGACACCTGGGTCGGAACAAATACTATTTTTGAGGCATTTCCACAGTAAATGGTAGGACAAGTGAAAAGAAGCTGACCAGTCCGTCTTGGGCTGGGTGTCCCTGCGGCCCCTGCAAGGCCTCTGAGCATGGCTAGGGCGACACTGTACACACATTGGCTGCAGGCCTGCCCTACCTCTGGGTCATCACAACTGTCCCTCATCTTCGTTTCCATGTGATAGTCTCCTTCGATCGCTCCTGTATCATGTGTCGTTCCCATCACCTGAAGTCTTGATTCTGCAAGACTTGTCCCTGTAAGACTTGACCCTGTAGGAAGCAGAGCCTGGGGTCAGAAAACCCAGGAGTCTGAGGCTGGGGTTCCGAGGCCGGCTCCGCGGATGCCGGACGGTGGGGCGTCTGCATAGCCTCCTATGCAGGGCCCTCCTACGAGGGCCGTAAGGACACTTACCTTTGGGTCCTTgaggattaaaggaaaaaaatacacacaaacattCTAGCCCAGTTTGAGTACAAGGTAAATactagaagtttttatttattacgGATTCATTTGATCAGGTGACCATCCTGTTCCTTGTCTTTTGCCTCCCACAGCCACAGCTTGTCTTGATTCTGAGAGAACTTTCCTGCCCCCGTGCTGCCCCTCACACATGCTCTCCCTCCCATGTGCCACTTCCTCTGTGCTGTCACATGCCCCTTGTCTTTGCGGCAGGCAGGACTGCTTTGTCCTTTGAGTGTCCTCAGCAGCTCCTGGACCTTCTCCAATATTTTGTTCTGCTGTCCAACCTCTGAACACAGGGCGGCTCTCCTGGTTTCTGCACCTCCGTAGAAGCTGTGTGGTGCAGCGTCCCCACGAGGGCCTAATGAGTACGGCATCAAATTGAACCAAATAGGATATTCATTCCTGCAGAGATTTCCTGCCTTTGAAAGGCATAAAGGCCGGTGTGGTGGAAAATGGAAAGTGCTCaccttatgtatattttttttccagccattGGCTTTAATAGTCTAGAGagctcatttaattatttaatagagTTACTTCATCATCAAGAAAGTGGCTTGCATTGAAAGACAGTCACATAAAGTCCTGACTAGCAAAAGAATTGTGGAGGTGCTGGTGCAAAAGgcttttagtttcctcatcagcGTGTTCACTGTAAGCAAAGTCCTCGTATACTTCCTACTGTCCATTTGGAAGAGGATATATTCTTTTATCTTGCACATCTGTGTGTTTTCATTGAGGAGCGGTTTTATCAAGTGGACACCCCTTGCTTTTACAGGTTACATCCTGTTATAACAAACTCCACAGGGCATCCAGTTGCACAATTTTCTTTTAGTGACGACATCGTTAAAGAAATCACATCCCCAGGCTGTAGGAGTTACAAGACTTGGAAGCAAAACAGATTCAGTGCCCTGGCTGTTTGGCCAGTGAATTAAGTGCAGAACTCTCAGTGTAAGGGAAGAGGGTGTTCTGTACATCTTTGTCCCCAAACCCCCGCCCCCCGGTGTCTCGTGCACCAAACGTAATACGCACTGTTGGGCGAGCTTGCCAAGTAACGCAAGGGTTTTGCTTAAGACGGCCAGGATGAAACCTCGTTGGAGAGTGACCAGAGGCTTCACATTCTTTTCCTCAGGGAATTCATGAGAAAGTTAAAtgtctttggttaaaaaaaacctCATCCATGGATGCTGCTTATCCTGTACAGTAGTAATGGTTATTTAGGATTTATTTAGGGTTATTTAGGATTAGCAATTTTTTAGTGGTGCCCTTCTATCCGCAGGGCCACCGCGTGGGAAGGGCTCACTTTTCTTTCAGACCACTTTTCCCGTAAGTAAGGTTCCTTCTAGAGGGTGAAACTAAAGGATCCCGTGTAAGGACTGAAAAGCACATTCGCAGAGAATATTCTTTGGATCAGTAATGAAGCTTTTCCTTTAGGCAGGCGGCAGATGCGACTGAGCACCTTGACTGTGCCAGAGCCTGTGTTAGCCACGAGGGACACAGAGATGAACCAGTTGAAATCTGGGGCGCTCTTTGCCTTAAGCAGATAAAAATGATGCCCCGTGAGGGCTCATTACAGAGACAGGAGCAAAGAGCTGCGCGCATGTGGTGTGGGTGTAGCGGAGGCTGCATCCGGCAAGGTGCTTGTGCTGGTAGGGGTGGAGCGTTTATATTCCATATAAATGAACCCTTGGGCGGTGTTACTCGTAGGAGAAAATTCGGTTCAGCAGTAGGAACAATTCTTACATGTTATGGCTTATATAAAATTGTGTCTTTACCctaaattttgataattttgaaACTTGGTTTCTAAAGCTTTTAGCATTGATAGGGGTTTTTgtgtgttaaaaaaattttttttctaatctcagATTTTCCTCTCTTTAGACAGTTTGTGAGGGATTAGCTGCTGCTAGtatattaaaatgaacttttgcacAGAAGCTCAGTGTAGTCATTGTCTTCCCCAAAGTGTCACTGCAGAAAGTTCACAGAAACAGGGACCTTTCGACAATAAAGGCTGCTTATCTATTTTCTTAAACTGGTTAACGTGCCTCGTTAACACTGAACACGCTCTCTCGCCCAGGTGTACCACACTTTCCACGATGAGGTGGATGAGTACCGGCGACACTGGTGGCGTTGCAATGGCCCGTGCCAGCACAGGAAGCCCTACTACGGCTACGTCAAACGTGCCACCAACCGGGCGCCCTCTGCTCACGACTACTGGTGGGCCGAGCACCAGAAGACGTGCGGCGGCACTTACATCAAAATCAAGGAACCAGAGAATTACTCCAGGAAGGGCAAAGGAAAGACGAAACTAGGGCAGCCGCCAACACCCGCAGAACATAAAGGTACCTTGCTGTCTGGTCTTCCCCCTTTGCTGGGACCTCGGCTAACCGGGTAAAGCCAGTGGTGACCTCTGCAGGCTGGGGGTTAGGATGAGCTTAAGGATTCTTTCTCgtatagatatttttaagtgtGGACTTAGGAAAAACAGTTCCCATTTATGAAGTGAGAGTAGAAAAATGTGCTTTACTCTATGCAGATGTGAGTTAAAGTAGCAATAGTTTCCACGGATAATACTAGAGGGTAAAGTCCCTTTCCCTATCTTGACTCTGAGTCATTGGGAAACAGAAGGCAAAATGattgtcaaaataaaaacaacaattcaGATAACAATGCCCGGAATTAGTCCTAACTCCACCCCTTCCTATCAGCTGGACTGTAGCCGAGAGACTTCTGCTGCTGATGTATGTATTTTCATtgggagaaaaatgggaaaaggatatGACATATATGCGCCGGTTCTTCATCTTCCAGATTTATCTCTTTCCTATGAAGTTCAGAGTAACCGAGTTTTGACAGGGGACCCAGGTCACTAAAGTTAAGGCTTCTTCCCTTGGGAAGTTGTTGGTTGGATCCAGAAACATAATAAACTACTGTTCCTGAATCCAAAATGTTGAGAGGAGCTAGGGAAGAATACGTGGTGAGATTGTATATCCTCATTCTGTGGGAGTACGAGGAAAGGTGAGAATGTGGGAGCGTACTTTTCCCTCTGGAACTAAACTTCTAGAATGCTAGGGGATTTTCAAGGTAAAAGTTCGTTTGCTGGTAGTGTTTGGCTGCTGGAACTCCTTATCTGAATAGGAGAAGATGTTTTTTATCCTTTGTGTCCTCTCCATCCCAGAAGCTCCCTGACCTCTGCAGAACGTCCATCAGCTTAACATCGGTTACTGTATTGATTTCGAGTCAGGAAAAACCTTTGCTTCTTTTGCAGATAAGCCCAACAGAGGTGAGACCCAACTGGTAATCCCTTTCAGTGGGAAAGGATATGTTCTGGGAGAAAGGAGCAACTCGCCTTCATCTGGGAAGTTTGTCACTCCATATACAATTAATAAAACCCAAGATCTTTTAGGTCAAGACCATTCAGCAAAAGCCCTCAGACCTAACACTAAAATTGAGGTGAAATTTGAACATAGTGGTTCGAGTAAAAAATCTCCTCTTGTATCCCCTGTTCTGACTACCAGTCACCAAAATGTCTTAAGCAACTACTTTCCTACGGTCTCAGTTGCCAGCCAGAAGGCCTTCCGAAGTGTGAGCGGCTCTCCCACGAAAAGCCTGACAGTCGGGGACACCCCTAAAAACTCGGTCTCTTCTGGTTCTCAGAGAAGGGGCACCTCGTCGAAGATACCCCTGAGGAATTCTTTAAAAGCCCCGGAATCGACATCTGTGACTGCGTCCCTGGACGTGAGTGGGTCCGAAGAGAAATTCCCAAGTAAACGACCCAGGCTAGAAGACAAGACTGTTTTTGACAAGTTTTTTATCAAGAAAGAGCAAGTACAAAGCAGTGGAAATGATCCAGAGTGGCGTTCCCATCCTACAGCGGCAACTCCGAGTCCCAGCAGCCCGGCCAGCCACCTCAGGATGGTCGATTGTCCCGTTTGTCAGAATGAAGTTTTGGAGTCTCAGATTAATGAGCACTTGGACTGGTGCCTTGAAGGTGATAGCATCAAAGTCCAGAGTTGAAGAGCTTTGAAGAACCAATGGGTGCCACACACTCACCTGTGTTACCCCGCAAATATAGCATCAACTGCTCAGGAATCTCTGGGGAGCGTTGAGATCTGTGGGTTATGAGCTAGTTCTGTTTCCCGTGCACATGTATGAGATTGTAATGGAAAATATTCTGTCAGAAGGTGCTGTATTTTTCACTCTTGCCTCGCATATCCTGTGGCCGAGTTTGTTCTGCTTGTACACATGcataatttttagaaacttttgttctttcttgctcTTAAAGGTATTTGGATctgttaatctttttatttatatactttctcAAAATACTCACTGAAGAATCCTGTTAGGTATTCGGTTAAactgagtatttttttattagtattaaAACTCAGTCCAAGAACTGTAATTCAGTATTCAGAACATGAGACACATTGACCAAAAATACAATCTAGAGGACAAAGTATATCAGTTGTTTTAGGGCAGTcagaattttgggtttttttggtttctttttttaaaccttagcaggaaatacattttctgtattttaaagaattttattcctGTCATCACTAAAAGGTGGCAGCAGGTTTTAGGTTAAAGTACAGAAGGAATATAgcgaaataaaaattctagactATGACTCCTGCTGTCCTGTAGGCCAGAGTTGAGCGGTTTTCTCACAATGTAACCAAATGAGTGGGTTGGGAGCTTAAGTAACCGCATAAGTAACATCACAGAGTTGCCTAATTGGCGTTAAGAGAGGAACATTATCTGGAAACAGTATTATGAACCTTAAACCAAAGCTGTAACcgttaaaataaaaaggaataccgtttgtgcattttaaaaagtatacagttcttttaaaaaaattcttttccatgttttacagcaaagagacaaagatacttttatcagttttctttctggaggctttGCCTCTGGCATGTTGGCATTTTCCCAAGAGTTTAGttcacaggttttcttttttctgacctTTGTCGCAGCGTGAGCCTCACACACCTGAGGGGCCAGCTCCTAAGTGTGAACTTGCACATCGCGCTCTCCTGGGCGACCGCTGCCCAGGTCAGGGAGGGAACGCTGCGGCTCCCGCAGAAGGCGGCCGCGTGGGCGCCTCTTCCCGGTTCCCAGCCATAACCTCCGGACGGATCCACCGTTTACACCTCCTGCCACCGCGTGTTGCTGGAGCTCGTTTTTGAACTTCACGAAGCACCACCCTCGTTGCCACGTGCGGAAGTTCCTTCTGTTTCACTGCTCTGTAGTGTGAATATGCCAGAGTCTGTCCCACCATTCTGTTAACTACTCCCCGTCTGGAGCTGGCTACGATCTGtaatgctgctaagaacattcttGCTCCCGTCTGCTGGGTGTACACCCAGGGTTAGACGTGCGGGGGCACAGGGCGTACGCGGGTTTGGCTTGAGTCAATACTGCCGGCGATGCGGGAGAGCTCCGGCTGTCCCACTGTCTTGACACTACTGTCAGGGCCTTTTCGTTTTAGCTCATCTAGTTGAGTGTTTACAAGTTTGGTATTTTTTAAGTATGAAgttgaaaaatagtatttaataaatatgtatagatAAATGACTTAAAACGTGTGTATTATGTTGGATATATGCAATTATGTACTTTCATAGAGgatcattttttcttaattcagtTTAGGAAATGACGTGCAGGTAAACAGTTTTTGAGTCTCTATGACGTTCTGGGGCAAAGAACTAAACAAGATAGTCCATGTCCTCAAGCTTTCTAAAACGGCCTAGTTGGGTAGTACGATGAGAGCAGATTAATCTGAACACAGAAAGGGCTCTTGAGTGGTTTCTGCTGGGAGCTGCGGGGATTGCAGGGCCATCAGCACAGCCAGGTCATCAGggcagcttcctggaggagacagCTCCCGAGCTGGATCTTCTAGGGTGAGTCAGGGTAGCCTGGtaaggaaggatggaaggggcCTTGCAGAGGGAAGGAGCACGAGAAAGGCACTGGAGCTAGACCAGCACGTTCTACTGGGGGACCAGCCGTTCCACATGAACAGACCGAGGTGAGGGGTAAAATGGCAGAAGGACTGCAGACAGACCCAGCCAGGTGGAATTTAGAGGGTGGGGCCATGTCCACTTTATGTTTGGTTTGTGTGGTCCCCGATAACACCCATCTGTCAATTCAGTGGGTGTGGTgcttggggaaggaagggggcagggagaggggttgTAAAGGTTTGTAAGCTGTTCAAGAACATTTGAAAAGTGTTTTTATGGCTTCTCTGGGGGCAACATACATGGGAGGAAGAAGGGCAGTGGCAGGGCCAGAGAGAGGATGGGTTGAGGAAGAGCTAGGTggtaaaatcaagagtctgtcagttttttggaggggggagggtcagagagggagagaatctttttttttttttaagatttttatttatttatttacagagcataagcaggaagagaggcagaagaagcagtcttcccgctgagcagagcccaacgcggggcttgatcccaggaccccaggatcatgacttgagccagaaaTCAAGTCAGTCGATTAACTaacaaccacccaggtgccccgcgaGTTGGTCAGTAAGGGATGATGACAACATGTTAGGTGGCAAGAAAAGggaagttaattttaaatttggaattaAACAGGCTTCACTTCAATTTGTGTTAAAGCTTTTGAGAAAACTTGCACCAAAAGAATTGTTAACCTCAACTCTGAGtcattattataaaagaaatagtgTTCTGTTGGTTTAGTTTTTTTTACCCTTTAAAGTACACGTCCTGCACTAGTAACAGCTCGTAACCATGGGTCAACCTTTAAATGCTATCAGCATGCTATCAGCATGCATTCTGGAGagatggggttggggagaagggtggTAGACTGTGTAAGAATTCAAGTCAGGGCTATCCCATTATCTACctaattttaaatttggaaagtTCTCTGTCTTGCTTTGTAGACTATAAATGTGTATCTAAAGTGGAAAGTACAACAAAAAACTCATACTGTCCCATTGTCCTAAAGCACTGAGCTTGTTTTCTTCAAAGTTTagaggatttctttattttatttttttttttttagtttacagGATTTCTGTTTATTACTGTGCTCAGTTAGCTAACATGTAGAACATCACTagtctttgatgtagtgttcgacaattcattagttgtgcatTAACACCCAGGGCTATACAggatgtatattttttaagacagattgatttgagagagagagagcgagcatgagcgggatgggcagagggagaaagactcaAGCTgactgcgctgagcacagagtccaacatagagcacgaccctgagattaagagctgagctgaaaccaagaatcagaggttcagggcacctgggtggctcagtcattaagcatctgccttcagctcaggtcatgatcctcaggtcctgggatcaagtcccacattgggctccctgctcagcctgcttctcccactaccctctcttccacttgtgctctgtgtctctctcaaatagataaaaaaaaaaaaaaaaaaagaatcagaagttCAACTGACtacaccatccaggcaccccgcaaAGCTTACAGGATTTTTCAGTAAATTTCACTGTCAAAGTGAAAGGGCGACTGTGTATCTTCCTGCAAACTTGATGCCTCCCTGGGATCCCGCACCCGGGCACACACACGACCTCCTCTCCCAGGGCTGCTAGGAACAACGCTGAGCTCTGCGTGGTTTGTTTGTTCTCACTGAAGGCTGCTGGCTTCTTGTTCTCCGTTGTCTTGCTTTTTTAGCAGTTTGTTTTAGTTGTTGACTAGCAGCATATCCACCACTGAAGTGAAACTCTGATATGACAATTACCATTACAGATTAAATTGCctaaagagttaaaagaaaaggATGCCACGGGGAGTTTAGTGCTGGCTTCTTTTGGCTAATATTCCACCAGAAGGTTACAGGATACATACTTCATCATCATTatgtcttttgaaataaaaagactgTTCTTTTTGGGGGACTCTGCAGTTAGATGATTATTAAAGTTCACAGTGTTGTGTGCTGTAATCCAGAAACAAGCTGCTGTTGGCTGCCTTGTGTACCGGAGCCAACCCTGCCGAAAGATTTACCCCCGTTCACTGAGCACCAGGGGGCGCTCTTGGGAAGttcaatttctcaaaaaaaccccaagtggAGGCCAAACCAAATGGACAAGAAACTTACCAACAACTGGAACAGTAATTGCCAGTTCTGATTCCTAGCAAGGAAAGGCTAGGTATGATGGCAAGTCCTGTGAGAAGAGACCCGGCAGGCCAAGAATGTGTGCTTGTTCCAACAAACAAGGAGTGATGTATAGGGCACCCTAACCTCCTAGCCTTGCTTTCATTCCACCTGTCACTCGCACTCTGCAAGCAGGCAGTCACCCACACATACGGCAGAACGGGGCGGTTCATAACAGGAAGCCTTCTAGACAAGGCAAGACCTATGCTTTTCTACTATTTCTGAAATTACAGCCTGAGACAGTGCACTTTCCTCCGTGTCGCCTACAGCAGTCTGAGGGCTTCCCAGGACACCAATACTGTCCTCTGCCCCGACAGTGGAATTGAACAGAACATGGAGGAGC
Proteins encoded in this region:
- the SPRTN gene encoding sprT-like domain-containing protein Spartan; this translates as MDEDLVLALRLQEEWDLQRSERDRAQAPLSLVDASWELVDPTPDLQALFVQFNDRFFWGQLEAVEVKWSMRMTLCAGICSYEGRGGMCSIRLSEPLLKLRPRKDLVETLLHEMIHAYLFVTNNDKDREGHGPEFCKHMHRINRLTGANITVYHTFHDEVDEYRRHWWRCNGPCQHRKPYYGYVKRATNRAPSAHDYWWAEHQKTCGGTYIKIKEPENYSRKGKGKTKLGQPPTPAEHKDKPNRGETQLVIPFSGKGYVLGERSNSPSSGKFVTPYTINKTQDLLGQDHSAKALRPNTKIEVKFEHSGSSKKSPLVSPVLTTSHQNVLSNYFPTVSVASQKAFRSVSGSPTKSLTVGDTPKNSVSSGSQRRGTSSKIPLRNSLKAPESTSVTASLDVSGSEEKFPSKRPRLEDKTVFDKFFIKKEQVQSSGNDPEWRSHPTAATPSPSSPASHLRMVDCPVCQNEVLESQINEHLDWCLEGDSIKVQS